The following proteins come from a genomic window of Nicotiana tomentosiformis chromosome 12, ASM39032v3, whole genome shotgun sequence:
- the LOC138903020 gene encoding uncharacterized mitochondrial protein AtMg00810-like, with translation MVTVRSVIALEVSRGWSLYQMDVFNAFLQGDLCEEVYMEIPEGFRRQGEQKRFKLKDLGELRYFLGIEVLRSKAGVILNQRKYVLELIFDMGLSGAKPAITPIETNLKLTTVEYDKAAGIIGDMMLQDTTLYQILIGKLMYVTIIRPDISYVIQTLSQSMQQPKRSHWKAVLRVVRYLKNAPGQGVWLKTGVVTKLSCWCDSDWASCPNTRRSVIGYVIKFGYSLISWISKKQYIVSRSSAEAEYRGMALAVAEVTWLLGLFKELRVAFKFLLQSSETANLLYK, from the exons ATGGTCACGGTGAGATCAGTGATAGCACTAGAAGTATCTAGAGGTTGGTCTCTTTACCAAATGGATGTATTTAATGCTTTCTTGCAAGGTGATCTTTGTGAAGAAGTATACATGGAAATTCCTGAAGGTTTTAGAAGACAGGGGGAGCAGAAG AGATTCAAGCTGAAAGACCTTGGTGAACTTAGATATTTCTTAGGAATTGAGGTCCTTAGGTCAAAAGCTGGTGTTATCTTAAATCAAAGAAAATATGTGCTTGAGTTAATTTTTGATATGGGCCTCAGTGGAGCCAAACCTGCCATCACTCCTATAGAAACCAATTTGAAGTTGACTACAGTGGAGTATGACAAAGCCGCTGGCATTATTGGAGATATGATGTTACAGGATACTACTCTATACCAAATTCTAATTGGCAAACTTATGTATGTTACAATCATAAGGCCAGACATCAGTTATGTGATTCAAACCTTGAGTCAATCCATGCAGCAGCCTAAAAGATCACACTGGAAAGCTGTACTTAGAGTGGTTAGATACTTAAAGAATGCTCCAGGTCAAGGTGTGTGGTTGAAGACTGGGGTTGTGACTAAGTTAAGTTGTTggtgtgattcagattgggcTTCCTGCCCCAATACACGTAGGTCAGTTATAGGTTATGTGATTAAATTTGGATATTCCTTGATCTCTTGGATATCTAAGAAACAATATATAGTGTCTAGAAGTTCTGCTGAGGCCGAGTATCGAGGCATGGCTTTAGCTGTAGCAGAGGTGACTTGGTTGTTAGGCCTGTTTAAGGAGCTCAGAGTTGCATTCAAGTTCCTATTACAGTCTTCAGAGACAGCAAATCTGCTATACAAATAG
- the LOC138903021 gene encoding uncharacterized protein: MKIALLGKRKLGFVTNTFPKESCEKILHEQWETCNAIVLSWLMNTMSTKLLSRIVYASNAHLAWEDLRERFDKVNRMRIYQIHRAIATLSQGTDFVSTYFTKLKGLLNEYDAMAYAMVTKDESQHSSSGLSSLSENNDPMAMQVDRGQGYREKKPFMQCEHYGLRGHTKENYHKIIGYPEDFKGEKKFSNNNTRGQFRRGNGNFGGQSGTQQSINVVNNICGSADVQSQSSSTADLQTTLAGKGPYFTEMQYKQILGPLSKDTNDSQANMVGIATCLMTSSFTNEWIVDSSVTHHITSTENLLKVEFMLGRLPSIAIKGKSPYKMLYSKSPSLNHLRVIGYLCYATTVRKGDKFAARTRPAVLMGFSERQKVYLLLELDSKQLFVSRDIVFKELEFPFAANMDTDHS, encoded by the exons ATGAAGATCGCTCTATTGGGGAAGAGAAAGCTAGGGTTTGTGACTAACACTTTCCCAAAGGAGTCATGTGAGAAAATATTGCATGAACAGTGGGAAACATGTAATGCAATTGTTCTCTCGTGGCTCATGAACACAATGTCAACAAAACTCCTTAGTAGGATTGTGTATGCCTCGAATGCTCATTTGGCTTGGGAAGATCTAAGAGAACGATTTGATAAGGTCAATCGCATGAGGATTTATCAGATTCACAGAGCTATTGCTACTTTATCTCAAGGTACAGATTTTGTCTCTACTTACTTCACTAAATTGAAAGGTTTGTTGAATGAGTATGATGCCATG GCATATGCTATGGTAACTAAAGATGAGTCTCAACATTCCTCATCTGGTCTGAGCTCCTTAAGTGAAAACAATGATCCAATGGCCATGCAAGTTGACAGAGGTCAAGGATACAGGGAAAAGAAACCTTTTATGCAATGTGAACATTATGGACTTAGAGGTCACACAAAGGAGAATTACCACAAAATCATAGGATATCCTGAAGATTTTAAAGGAGAAAAGAAGTTTAGTAACAACAACACTCGTGGACAGTTTCGTCGTGGTAATGGAAACTTTGGAGGACAGTCTGGCACTCAACAATCTATCAATGTTGTGAATAATATATGTGGGAGTGCTGATGTTCAGTCCCAAAGTTCTTCAACTGCTGATTTACAGACTACTCTAGCTGGAAAAGGACCTTACTTCACTGAGATGCAATACAAACAGATCCTAGGACCGTTGAGCAAAGACACCAATGATAGCCAAGCTAACATGGTAGGTATTGCTACTTGTTTGATGACTAGTAGTTTTACAAATGAATGGATTGTTGATTCGAGTGTTACACATCACATAACATCAActgaaaacttattaaaagtggAGTTCATGCTAGGAAG GCTACCATCTATAGCCATCAAAGGAAAGAGTCCCTATAAAATGCTATACTCTAAGTCTCCATCTCTGAATCACTTAAGAGTAATAGGATATTTGTGTTATGCAACTACTGTACGTAAGGGTGATAAGTTTGCTGCAAGGACAAGACCTGCAGTTCTTATGGGTTTTTCTGAGAGACAGAAAGTCTATTTGTTGTTGGAATTAGATAGCAAGCAACTCTTTGTAAGTAGGGATATAGTTTTCAAGGAATTAGAATTCCCTTTTGCTGCAAATATGGACACTGATCATTCCTAG